Genomic DNA from Dyadobacter sp. CECT 9275:
ATTTCGTTTCATTGTCTTTCTTGCTGATTTCTTTTAGGTAGCCTAAATCAACAGCCGCATTGATATATTTATCAAGTTCTTTTATGAATTTGACCTTGTTATATTTTTCTGGAAGAAATAATTCTAACTCGTCCTTGATTTCTGAGTTTGTGATAAATTTTTCAGTTGCTAACTGTGTTGGATTGCTGTCAAAATCTTCTAGGCTTTGTCTTAGAACAACAAGCACAATAGACGTTTCAAAACCGATTTGTCGCCTTTGAACTAATCCGAGAGTGTTTCCTTCATTATCTTCAAGTTGCTTTACAAAAGCAAATCCTTCATCTTTTTTAACGATTAACTCTAAACCAATTTTGCCAATGTAATCCTGAATTTCGTTTTGATAATTTATTACATCATCCCAGACATTTGAATTTCGTTCAACGATTGATTTCAACAACCTTACAATGGCTTTGCTATATGGAGTAATATGTTTTTCTAAACTGCTCATTTAGTCAAAATAATTTCAGGGATTTTAATTTGTTTGCGGTTGTCCGCATCAAAAATGATACTTTGAGTTTTATCAGGATTGATAACGTGTTTGAATTCTTTCACAATGCCTATATAACCGAACAACTCAGGCAATCCTTTTTCAAGACCACCATAATTTTCTACAACATCTAAAAGTGTGGTCTGCGACTTTTCGCTAAGTATATCTTTTATCCTTTTTCTCAACAATTCTTTATCAATGTTAGATTGTGAAAACAACCTACCTAATTGATTAGATAATGTAATGTCTTCGTTGGCAATTTTAGGTCTGTTAGTGTATGTAACTTCTTCGGATTGCTCTTTCGTGAGTTTGCGTTCAAATGGAATATTTATTTCCGTTGCTGTTTCTAATTCAAATGAAATATCAGGTTTTTTCTTTGATTTACTGATTTCTACAAGTTGTTTCTTGATGTCTTGAATTATTTTTTTCGTGGCTTCTGATTTAGAACTTTCATTCTCACGAATTATACGGCTTAGTTTTTCAGCCATTTTATCATTGGCTTTGTAAACCTTTTGTCCTGAACTATGGAGATGCCTTTTCATTCCTATTAGGAATGTGTCACTTATAGGGATTGATTTTTCTTCTAAAGTCGTGTATAAATCTTTTGTCAAACTTTCCCATTTGTGTTGTAA
This window encodes:
- a CDS encoding DUF4194 domain-containing protein; amino-acid sequence: MSSLEKHITPYSKAIVRLLKSIVERNSNVWDDVINYQNEIQDYIGKIGLELIVKKDEGFAFVKQLEDNEGNTLGLVQRRQIGFETSIVLVVLRQSLEDFDSNPTQLATEKFITNSEIKDELELFLPEKYNKVKFIKELDKYINAAVDLGYLKEISKKDNETKYQIHRIIKEKITLDILQDFENKLKDYVESV